In Vicia villosa cultivar HV-30 ecotype Madison, WI linkage group LG7, Vvil1.0, whole genome shotgun sequence, the DNA window AGTATCCTTGTTTTCCAgtcctttttttttgtttgattcatAATCTACTCTAGCTCAATGTTCCAGCTCCCCGGATTATGGCTCACTTAAATCCAATCCAACACATGACACCAAATCTGTCTCAATTCCCTACAATTGAATAATAGGTGGTGTATGGTCTCCTGGTTCTGATAGAATGTACAACAATCATTATTCAACATACCGAATCGTTTCAACCTTTCTTTTGTCGCAAGCTTTCCATGGCAAACCATCTAGGTCAGAAATTTGGCTCTAGATCTAGCATTATTGTCAAACACAATCTTTCTCCAAGGGACAGTTGGTGAGTCCTCCATAATATGATTGTAAATATCTCTCACTTTCACCCTTCTTTTGCTCTGCAAGGACTGCCACAGATTCTTTTGGGTCACAACATCTCTTAGGTTAAGTATGACCTTCATGATCTATGAACCTGTAGTCTTGTAAAATGGTATTATTCCTCATGAGCAAACTTATACCCTTCTCCTTATTGGCACCAACACGTCCCTTAGCCTGCTCTTTGATATTACTCTATAAAGAAACTTTCAAATAacagtttaatatatttttgcaCGAATGATCCTAACAATGATATTGATCAATTTTCTCATTTATTATAAGatcataataaatatatttaaatatatagtgTATTAAAAagtctaaaaataataaaatatttaacacTTAACTAAAACTTTTGTCtagtaaaaaatataaaatatataatcaaatgcAATTGTAAACAAACAAAtgcttacaatttttttttttaaataacaataaataatatAGAAGAATATGGTAAATTGAGTTTAAAAACAAGTAATAGATTGTGTCCCTTCTTTGTAATTAGTGGTGCGACTATTTATTTGTATTTGACCACGCACATTCATCATGGAACTCAAATCCTTTatagtgtgtttggatggagcattttaacgagggaaagtaatgttttgagggaatttaaaatgatttgaccaaaatccattgtttggatacaaaaatgaagaattgttaaaatgatggaaatttatggagtatttcatctaagttaaatttaatcattttgaaatgacaccaaaaatcaaagaatttgaaattcctctcatgttccatagaatgtatttgttattattatttcttcaaattttacaaattgatcctcatattttccaaaattataaaattgaccccaaaaatttttaaaaaattgcaaattggtccttgataatttttaaattttacaatttggtccttcaaatttttaaaaattgcaatttggtccctacttttcaattttttaatttggtccaaaaaatttatattttataaaaaatgacccaaaaaatctaacaatgaattaccttaatacttcatccaaacaaaataatttaaaataaatagatttcaattgaatcatttgaattgctttgaattttaaattcccttaaaatttctaattacctcatccaaacacactcttaagcTTTGTCATCCAAGACATATCATTACCGAACTGAaaatttaaatgccactttataCATGTAAAATTCACTTGATTATGtacaatttattaaaataaaatacacaataaatatttgttaattaatctaAAAATAATGTGTGAAAGGTATATGTTTATATCCAACCAAATTTAGGATACTGTAGCATTCACTATTTTAATATCAAAAATTCAAATGAGAACAACTATAATCCACTTACTAAATATACTTAACTACAACATATCCAACCAAATTTAGGATACTATAGTATTCACAATTTTAATATCAAAAACGAAAATGAGAACAACTATAACCTACTTACTAAATATATTTAACTACAATTtcgttttcttatttttattcattcattaaacttatatcattattaaaaataattaagactAAAAGAATTagcatatatttaaatttaaaaataaaattttagaccaaatttattatcttagccttttaaattttttttcttaacaTGACATGTTACATTTTTTAAGGATATTTTATAACTTTTACTCTTAATATtacattaaattaattaatttaataatactatatattttattgtgaaaaaaaaagtaatgcactaacagtgtaaaataattttacactgtcaaccaaacACGACTATGTATCTAATTATacctcatttttattttaaaatttttttagtgACATGGtaaattattgattttttattggtTCAATTACATCAAGATTATTTTGGATATGAATTTTATGATTACTCACATTTGCAGGGGAAAAAATAGTTGTGCGGATTTTTTTTGGTAATAGAGGCCATATATCTAATATCttaattcttttttattctcTTCCGTGAAGATTAGAAGTGACTATGGAAAATATAGGTTATGATTTTATTCTCTTCCCTTCCGTGAAGATTAGAAGTGACTATGTAAAATATAGGTTGAGTTTGTCTCTTTATAGATTTAGATACTTTTACTGAGTTTTTGGTCTCAACCTTCTTTAatacatattattttttattaaaaaaacaaatttatgatACTATACATTCACTATTTTAATATCAAAAACTAAAATGAGAACAACTATAACCTACTTAATAAACATACTTAACTACAATTTTGCTTTCCTATTTTATCACATGGTTTTTGCGAAAGagtaatgctaacgagtgtctCAGAAGtactggttaagagattaaaaaggtaagttgaacattgtttaataaaataaaaaatatgtttttatccaaaatatatgtattaaatgcattgaaaatataaataattaactttttttaaaaaagattaggtgtattcaatacattgaatctataatattttcttaatttggaatgcttaacccgtgcccctggggcactcgttagcatgaccttGAGAAATAAATCATTAAAGAAAGCATTGAAATATATTATGCATAAGACACGTATTTGCggctaaattataaaaaaaaaaatttacaaaattattgGGGTATGTTTTAGAAATATTTGTCAATGATTATTACGAAAAAAGTACTGGTCAATTTTTTTtccattaataaatatatttaagaaaTCATGAAAAagattttttacaaataaataaatgaaaaaaaattttgatatgtaacacaataaaaaaaagttacatattattcatataaaaaaattaaataaatactaaAGTTAATCttactataaaaataaaaaacaaatatttatttaagagaTTCTCACATCACCATCAAAATTTAAACTTATAATGTTGAAACAATTTTTTACTAAGTGAATTTGCCATAACTTTCAATTTTTTATGTACTATAATttcaattataataataaattctatattatatttatttaataaatttaaattatttttcattctatattttaaaaataattttaaaaaaaatagtattttataATAAACACGTGCGAAGCACGGATAATTGGCTAGCAAGAAAGGAAACTAGAATGAATAGTACGCATGAAACTAAGTGAAGCGGTTAAGCTCGCCAAGTGAAAATGGGTATAAAAATCTTATCTGTTTCGTTAAAATGGCGGGCGGCGGACTTGCCcgcttatttttttaattttttttatttgtttaatagattaataatttcttttagctttcaattaaatttttcatttatttctttgacaattttttataaaacatctttttaataaattttacttaaaaaatattgcatatattcacaaataaatatataaaggaAACTATCAACAATTAAAAttactataattaactaaaaaagggtGGACTTAAGGTGGGACATGTTAAACGAATAGGCGCGGCGGGCTTTGGTGTGCGGCAGATTTTGACAGACGAACTTTAGTGGGCGGCACGTCTAAAATCATAACCCAATCCGTCAATTTTCTGCGGGTGCGCGGACCGACTCGACGGACCACGATCCGTTTTGTCACCCCTATTTGAAAGGATCAAATTTAATTTGCTTAGTTTATTCGACATTTTTCtgtgaaaaaaaaatcaataaaccttttctttaatAATTAATAGTAATCCTATTTTTATTATGCTCTTGACAATTCAATTACACAATGAGCCGATTAAGAATATAATTGACACAAAGTTATTAATATATCCTTGAACTTTAAAATGAGTAATAAACAGTAAAACCAATTCTTATAAGATAAACAATGTAAAAATATGGTGCATTTTAATAttgatttaatataaaatttaaagaagaactcttattattttaaaaataattataatatattttataagaaTATTTATACAAAAAGCAAAAAGGTGTAATGTTTTtatcaatatttattaaattaccTTTTTAAAGATCTATATTAAAGTAATATATCTTTTCTACAATCATATTTTTTGGCATTTGAAAAATCAATTATAGAAAGTTGATTTAAGTTTGatacttaaaattaaaaaataaaaatataagtttaatTTAATGAACATTTTATATAATCGTCCAATAAAAAATTACGAATATGATAAATCATTCAAATTAtcttaaaatattaatatgattTGACGAGATACACGTTCTTCATTCTTCATTGAAGAATAGTGTAAAAATATGTACGGATATATCTTCTATTCTTTAGACATATATTTATCTAAATTGTTGGATCTTGATCACAAGAATGAAGATATATACTATGTGAGCTATATTTAACaaagttttaaattttttgtatatGGTAAGAACTAATAAAAGTTTGACATATACAATCTTTCCAATTCTAGCTTGCTAGCAACactcaattaaaatataaaaccATAAGAAAACTAACTTATAAAAATTACTTTAAATCTCCAAACAATACCTTCTTGAACATGGAAGAATAACGTCCTTGTGATCTTACATTACCAAAACAAACATCAGATCTAGAAACATCATataaatcttcatcttcttcccctttCCTCGAGTGTATCATCGGAGAACACGGCACCGAATATGATGTTGGACGAGGCGAGGACAATGATAAAGACGACGATGAAGACGATGAAGAATAAGAAACAAAATTCGATGAAGTCGGGGACGGATCAAGATCACAACTTTTTTTTGAAGCACGTTTGGGGAagaatgtttgcaagaaaaagtTCTTTTTGGGCTTAGTTGGTTTCTTGCTAGCATTTTGGAAATAAGATGGTGGTGGAGTAAGAGGAGGAAGAGAATGAGCATTTGATCTATGTTTAGGTGTACCTGGTTGAGATTCCCACACAAAAGGGATAGAAGCAAATTTGTTTCCATGGTAATCTTCATTGGAAATATTATTGGATAATTGTCTTTGTAGTTGCTTATCTAAACACATCATGTTTTTGTTCTCTTGTCTTTGTTCAATTATGGGAGAAGGTTTATGGAGAAAGTTTGAAGGCTTTGTCATGTTTATAAAAATTGAGGGTTTGTGTGTATTTATGTTAggttgtatatttatatatataaggtTTAGGTTGGAATTTATGAGAGACATGTTCAAAGGGTTTTGGTGAAATGAAAGAGTAGTTTAAGACTTTTTTAAACTCAAATGGGAATCTCTAAGATTAGATTGGAATTAATTGGTAGTGGGtgtgttttgttatttttaagTGGTTTCCACATTCTAGTGGAGTTTTGTGATTGTTAGATTAAGAAAAGGTGAAGTCAActatctaaataattaaatagttttattttttaattttttattctttctcttttaatatatttttttcacttttaatagataaatatattttttttaaatttacaatACTAAGAAATTGGGAGTTATTGATTTTATCTAtgtaaaattaacaaattttagtATTGTCCCTTGGGGCTAAAAAGGAAATTGTATGACATACATAGGATGATTAAATGACCTTCGTTAAACACACGAGGTTAATGAAAACGTCATATTGATAGAGATAAAAAATAATATCTTTAAGAGACGAAAATCCAATAAAGTACTTATTAGAATTAAAACCAaactttatttgttttatatggGTGAAAatcctatttattttattttttttatcacccCGTTCTAGTTAGAATCTTTAACTTTCGATAGATGCTTCAAAATATTCACGCAGCCCATAAATTATTTTGGTTACaatccttttatttatatatatatatatatatatatatatatatatatatatatatatatatatatatatatatatatatatatatatatatatatatatatatatatatatcactcatCCTTGAATTTTTTGGATTTAGAAAATCCACCAAACTCGAATATCATTCGTCAAATTTTCCCTTCGCTGAGAATTAAGAGGCAACATGGCGAGGATTTAACCAGtcgccctaaaaattaaattgggTAGCCTTTAATGAAGAGTGTTATTACTCATATTTGCTTACAAAagttttttgaaatttattttcggGTTTATTAGAAATTTCAAGAGAACACCgaatttattgaaaaaaattatcgAATTTTTCGAAATTTCTAGTAAATTACAATACTTTTCAAAATTtaccagaaattttaaaatttttggtagcataaaaaaatatttgaaaatattcatACCGAAAACTTCATTCTTGCCACCCCATATTTGTTCATTGGCAATTTGAGAACTAAGTAAAAATGGGGAGGGGTGCCAGTTCAACTTGGGAGGTGGCAAGTTAAGTCCTCCAATATGGAACATGTTATACCTAAATCGGAACCCAAAGATACAACTTCGCGGACCATCTAACCTTAAAGAATGGTCTTGCCTGTTGTGACTGCTCccaaaaagtttaaaataaatagttattattgaaagagATAGAAAATTACAAGGCATAACCCTTAAAAATATAATGGGTCAATTGATCGTCTCTCAACATAGAAAGTAATGATTGAGAATCAATGAGGCACATTGAAACTCGTCTGTTTAAAGAATCAACATAACCCTTTATCTTGTTGAATGAAACAAAGTCTTAATCCTTTAGTTTCTCTAGGTTAAAAGAAACTCCTTCAGAAGCGTTGCGAAGTGGTCATTAGACCAATAGTGAAAAATATGGTTGACAAGAATCACTGACGAGACACACTAGATCATGGATTGATCGGGACAATGGGTAGAAAACCATAAAACGACAACAACGACGgagggaaatagtttgaaaacaAGGAAAAATAGTGTGAAGGTTACCAAACCATTCTTAATACCAGAAAACTCCTAAGTAACCTAGAATGTTGCACATAACACCGCAACACGAGTTTCATCCTAAGAAAAACATATAAATGTTTAATGGCTCGAATATGATTGCAAGATGAATGAGAGATCATAAAGGGAACCGATATCAAGCTCTACAACAAGTGGTGCTTGAAGGGTTTAAAAGGAAATCAAAAACCATAATCGTTGAATCTAATATCATACATAGGGAACCAACACAAAATAAATCATCCATAAATCCAATCATTTAGACTAGGAAGAGCCATGACCCAATCTTAAGATTCAATAAATGAAGTATGAGCATTAGGTGAAAAATTATTTCATTTCATGATTACCATACATGATATGAcctatgttgttcatgttgttGACTAGTTTGCTATTTCTTTGCATCCTTTACTACCATAAGGACACCCAATATCATAACACTTTTTCCATCATACTCACTATTTTATTTATGTCTTTATAATGATAATGGTTGAACTACTGACCCCCTAAATCGTAAGTATATCACTTTATTTTATATCTTTTTAAATCCTCTTAAGGCTCGTTTGATGAGCAAGATAAGACAAATACAAGATATAATAAAAATACTAGATAAGAATAGGAAATAATAGTAACATGAGGATCATTTATCCTATCATGATAAAAAGATGTTGGTCATATGACTTCACACACAAGAAAGGGAGGTGAATTGTGTGTTTCAGAAAAACTTTGGTAAGAAAAATTTTAAGGATCATTTTTAGAGtttaaaaccatttttaaatctttttataaTTAAGTAGCAGAAATTTAAATTGCGGAAAATAAAACTTAAGGGAAGAGAAAAGAAACCAAGAATTATACAGGTTTGATCAAGAAGACATAGCCTTGTCCCCAAGATATGAGCTTGAGAGTATACAATAAAATTTAAGAGATTTTAGTAGGTTGAACTCttgaacccccttatacaaggaaaataaagtttttggctaacttccaaccaaacagcAAAAAAAGGAGATAATCAATTAGTCTTACTTCCAAACGATAGATTGAAGCAGTTAGTCTTCTTTCCAAACAACAACTTGATGGGGTTAGTCCCCAAGCTAAACGAAGCGATTGGGCTTATGTTAGTTCGCCTCCTTAGTGCATTTTAAGCCATGTGTCGGATTTTATTACTTTTTTACACCCATATTCAGCTTTATTTGCACCTTATTTCTATGAAATACTTAGAAACACGTCTTTTTGGTTAGTAAACATAAGGTATCGGGATGAGCAAAATTAAATCCGCTATTTTAAAGGACTAATTAGAGTTTTCCGATCATTTCAACCTTAAAATAATGTGATACCTCTATTATCAAAAGTCCTTGATAAAACTTTCATTAAATGGAACACCAATCACATTATGGTGTGTCCTTCTTTACATATTGTTGGATGCGAGAGTTGATTCAAAAAATGAGATGGGTAAGTCCAACACAGACATATCCATTTAACCTACTATGAGGTTTAATTGTTCGTTTAGGATCATAAATGTTGAGATATCCTCAAAAACACTTTATTTGATCACTATCGTTGATATTCACCATCATTGATTGTTCTTTGATCAAAGATTTCATATATAATGTATAGTTGAAAGTATACTCTTTGCATAGCTCCATTAATTACCATTAAAGTTATTTTCTTTGGTCCAGCTACGTTAATTTTTCTAGAAGGTGTGGGGTTATTATATTTATACCttttcaatttataaaaacataaaTTCTCTAAATGGCCAAATTTCTTGTCCTGTGGGCATTTATAAATTGGATGATTCTTTTTCTTATAACTTAACCCTTTACTAGGTGTTCTATCCTTTTTGAATCCTAATCCATTTTTTAAGGAAGGATTTTGACTTGATAggatcaaataaatatttttctttcccTTTGGTAAATTTACATAAGCTTTTAGGCAAGTATATTACATCCTTTTTCAAATAGACACAAGTCTCATATGATTCTCTTGAGCTTCTAATATTAGTTATTTCTAACTTAAGTGATTTATTGCTTTcttcaaaaaatattaaatattacttAAAGTATAAgttgtatttaattttataattttcttaAACCAACTTAACACTCATTTAAAATAGGTGGTTATATGATCGTTTAGTTACCTCATAATCATCTTCCTCGTAGGATGCCTTTAAGcatacttcatcttcttcgtttgaagatGATTCTTTTATGGTTCTCCCAAAGGTTGATTCTTCTGTAAGTACTTCTTCTTCTCTTGTTTTGAAGATTCCACTAGACAATACTTCTTTTTCATAGCGTCTTACAAATGAGGTTCCTTCATTCAATCTTGAATCTTTCGAAGATTGTTCAACTATTGAGTATGTTTTTTTGAGGAAACCATGAGAGTTGTTTTATAGGAGCTTGATGAAGTTGGTGATTCTTTAGGTTTTTAGCTTGTTCCTTCATGTTTAAGTAATTGAACTAGTTCGTTCAAGTTATCTATGATTTCCTTCTTCATTGATTTTTCCTAAAATTCATAACCCCCCCTATTTCAATTTAAGGATTAAATTAAGTTTCCAATTCTTAATTATTAGATATTTGTTAGTGACAAACGCTCcaatataatttctaatatttttaaGTCTTGAAAAACACTTATAAGAGGTTTCTTTATCTTTCTAGCCTCGTGCATTCATTTCCTCTTGTTCGATATTTGGAGAGAATCCATATATCATTTCTAGAGTATCATACATTTATTTGGCGGTTATGCAATTGTAAACATGAAGAAATTTACTATCATCTAGATACATTACTATAAAACTCTTTATTTTGAAATCTATTTCAATTTTTCTCTTTTCCTCTTTGGTCCAAAGAAAATCGGGTTTATCTACTAATTTTCCAATTACTTGCTAAGTAGGGATAAATAGACTTTTGATTAAAGTTTCCCTTAATTCACAATTAATACtttgaataaaaattataaatctatCTTTCCATATTTCAAACCTAGCATCATTAAGCACTCGAGGTGTGTTTAGGAAAGAGCTCTCGTTTAAAATTGTCTTGGAAGTCATCTTCTTCCTTAGACGATTAGTCCTTAAACAGGAGTTAAACTCCGATGAAAATTGTTGGAAATAAGGATTCACACACAAGAGGGGAGGGGTGAATTATGTGTTTTAGAAAAACTTTGGTTTGAAAAACTTTGAGGatcatttttaaagtttaaaaccatttttaaaacattttatgaATAAACATCGGGAATTCAAATTGCAAAAAGTACAAGTTTAGGAAAGAGAGAAAACATCAGGAATTATACAGGTTAAGTTAAGAAGACTTAGACATGTCCCCAAGATTTGATCATATGAGAGTATCTAgtaaaactaaaaatattttagtaGGTTGAACTCTTGAACCTCCTTATacaagaaaaatgaagtttctggTTAACATCCAACCAAACATAAAATAGAGGAGAGAAGTGATTAGTCTTCCCTCCAAATGACGGATTGAAGCGGTTAGTCTTCTTTGTAAACAACAACTTGAAGCGGTTAGTCCCCAAGATAAATCGAGATTTTACATGGGCTTATCTCCAACCTTAGAAAGATTTTAACCAGTTTGAGTTTACAAACTAAACAGAGGTTTTACACGAGGTGACCATGAACCTATGAAATTTTATACCGAGCTTATCTACAACTTTAAAAAGCTTTTAACCAGGTTAAGCTTACAAACTAAGCTGAGGTTTTACACATGATAACCACAAAccaaattgaaattttaatactggGCTGATCTTGAACCGATGAATGCTTTTGAATAAGATAAGCCTTCAAATTGTTATGGCGACTTAGTAACTAAATCCCCAAACCAAAGATTTTAAAGGGTTTAGCTTCAAACCAAACTAAACAATCCCCCATTGGAAAAATTATTCAACCAAGGTAAAAATGTTGCTTggtgaatttaaattattattctatTAGAATAACACAAATGCCCAACCTATGACTGATCACACAATCCCCAACCTAAAATTTTACCAGGTTTAGCTTTGAACCATAAATAATCCCTATTTGGACAGTATTCAACCGAGGAATATATAAACGATTCCTTTGGTGAATTTTACAAATCTATCATTTCCATAATTACACAAGTAACCTCACTCACAAAGGAACTTTTCTCACAAAAGCATTTGGCTATAACATCTAGTGAGAGAAATTTAAGATAAAACTTAGAGAGATAGTGTGAAAGATGGTGGTGTTAAAACACAATTCTAGATGGTTCGAAATGAGAAAATTAGcctatatttataggcaagaggTGTTCCCAAAATGGAATTTGCAATTAATGAATTTTCTTGTTACCTAATCGATTAGcatttattataatataatatatagaaTTTTAGAAATACTCGATTGTGGGTAccttaaaaggaaataaaatagatCTAGCCACTGCACATCATTAAGATGTTGTCTAAATGGCTTGGAGCGTACGTTTGAACtaatctaatcgattagaccaGAGACCCAATCGATTAAATAAGTCAATTTATTCCTCCAGCTATTTTCACTACTCCTAAGTCATCTGGTGCAACTCTGAGACAATTTTAAGGATGTTTGCTCTTGATAAAAAACATTTGAAATAGGTtatagtgtgtgtatgtgtttgTAGCCTTATACTTTTACGAAAAAACCATTTGCTTATATAATTTCACTTACTTACTAAGTCAGAAGATCAACTTCATTCATACAAGCCCTTTATCAGATCAGGCTTTGTGTTGACACTGCTTGAGGTCACTTGAGGCTTTGAATATTTCCCACTTTGCTTGccatcttcaaatatttcccaaaCCCATAACACAGGTTTTCTTTGCTTTCTCCGGATGCTTAAGTTTATCAAACCataatatttatgtttttatCTTTAACAGTTTAAGCATTGCGCTTTATTCATCATTAATTGTCcctagttgtcatcatcaaaaaatgATGTCTTGATTAAAGATTTGTTACTTGCAAAAACAATATTCCATATTAACCTCCCTTAAACATATATATACCATTGAAAAATTTAGTTACCTCCATAAAACCGTAAGTAAATGTTATCTATACCTACTAGTTTTCTCCTATCACTagcaatttttatttatatatgtaaGATTAAGTAATGTTAGggcatatttaaaaattaaaggaggTGTCGCTgccacttttttcttttttgaaaagcTCAATAGAGGTGggtttaatttttctttaaataaataaataaatatatatatatacatatatatatatatatatatatatatatatatatatatatatatatatatatatatatatatatatggagcatatttCTTCATAATAATCTATTGAAATATTAttgtataaattaaaaaaaattaataaaaatcatgctaggaacataaattaaaaaacttaatagtattaaagtaaaaaataaaaattaaactcttaaaaaaatttacaatttaTAAAACAAGATTTTATATTGTTTTGAAACTCGTGCCTGCACAAATTTCTTTAATaacaaattaatatattaataaggggttaaaactaaaaaaaaagcaaaataaaTAGTGCATAGTATTTAAAGTGCCTAGAGGGCGAccgagaaataaataaaatataatcaaaggACAACAACCAACATACGTAGATGACATTATTACAAGCTTTCTAAATGGACCAGACTATGTAGTTACACATCATAAGAAAATCACCCCTATACTTAATCCTGTAACACccgtaatattttaattttaatttaattggaaaattgaattaataattagaattattatgaATTCTATGAAAATAATTGGAAAGGGAATGGTTTATAacattgggccatgtgagaagtTAGTAAGCAAGGGGGTGTtgtgtagtaaagccctttactaaattaaagtattattttcataaaatattaagggattgggaaagaagaaaagaacgtgaaagaagagctgaaggtttggaacacgaagaacgtgaagagAAACTATAGAGGGAGAGACCTATCAAGAATTtcggctaaggtaagggggactctccggttaacatctattatcgcatttttagatgataatattgattagggatgtcgtACGAGTCAATTGATTTGTATGTTAGGTTAGGGATGTTATGATTGATGAAATTTCATGAATTGTTGGATTAAAATGTG includes these proteins:
- the LOC131620817 gene encoding uncharacterized protein LOC131620817 isoform X2, translating into MSLINSNLNLIYINIQPNINTHKPSIFINMTKPSNFLHKPSPIIEQRQENKNMMCLDKQLQRQLSNNISNEDYHGNKFASIPFVWESQPGTPKHRSNAHSLPPLTPPPSYFQNASKKPTKPKKNFFLQTFFPKRASKKSCDLDPSPTSSNFVSYSSSSSSSSLSLSSPRPTSYSVPCSPMIHSRKGEEDEDLYDVSRSDVCFGNVRSQGRYSSMFKKG
- the LOC131620817 gene encoding uncharacterized protein LOC131620817 isoform X1, translated to MSLINSNLNLIYINIQPNINTHKPSIFINMTKPSNFLHKPSPIIEQRQENKNMMCLDKQLQRQLSNNISNEDYHGNKFASIPFVWESQPGTPKHRSNAHSLPPLTPPPSYFQNASKKPTKPKKNFFLQTFFPKRASKKSCDLDPSPTSSNFVSYSSSSSSSSLSLSSPRPTSYSVPCSPMIHSRKGEEDEDLYDVSRSDVCFGNVRSQGRYSSMFKKSNIKEQAKGRVGANKEKGISLLMRNNTILQDYRFIDHEGHT